One genomic window of Roseateles sp. DAIF2 includes the following:
- a CDS encoding head GIN domain-containing protein gives MKRCLSPRPLFGGALLALTLALPALAEAQQQAGRSYAPGPFTRLEISGAADVRLLQGERDEVFIAGGEEVQKSVELELRRGRLEIQPTGGWKFWRSARLQIEVTVKQLEQLELSGASDLHAPGPFRAERLTIGISGAGLVRFDDLQAETLRFGISGAGDGQLRGQVRALALSVSGKGKLMAEQLRTDTAAVTISGVGNAALWVTQNLRVNVSGVGTVDYWGRPQVSRSSSGMATINARGDAPAAN, from the coding sequence ATGAAGCGCTGCCTCTCCCCCCGTCCCCTGTTCGGCGGCGCCTTGCTGGCGCTGACCCTGGCCCTGCCCGCGCTGGCCGAAGCGCAACAGCAGGCGGGCCGCAGCTACGCCCCGGGGCCCTTCACCCGCCTGGAGATCAGCGGCGCGGCCGACGTGCGCCTGCTGCAGGGCGAGCGCGACGAGGTCTTCATCGCCGGCGGCGAGGAGGTGCAGAAGAGCGTGGAGCTGGAGCTGCGCCGCGGCCGGCTGGAGATCCAACCCACCGGCGGCTGGAAGTTCTGGCGCAGCGCGCGGCTGCAGATCGAGGTGACGGTCAAGCAGCTGGAGCAGCTGGAGCTGTCCGGCGCCAGCGACCTGCATGCGCCGGGCCCCTTCCGCGCCGAGCGCCTGACCATCGGCATCTCCGGCGCCGGCCTGGTGCGCTTCGACGACCTGCAGGCCGAGACCCTGCGCTTCGGCATCTCCGGCGCCGGCGACGGCCAGCTGCGCGGCCAGGTGCGCGCGCTGGCGCTGAGCGTCTCCGGCAAGGGCAAGCTGATGGCCGAGCAGCTGCGCACCGACACCGCCGCGGTGACGATCAGCGGCGTCGGCAACGCCGCGCTGTGGGTGACGCAGAACCTGCGCGTCAACGTCTCCGGCGTCGGCACCGTCGACTACTGGGGCCGCCCGCAGGTCTCGCGCTCCTCGTCCGGCATGGCGACGATCAATGCGCGCGGCGATGCGCCGGCGGCGAACTAG